A genomic stretch from Actinomadura rubteroloni includes:
- the pglX gene encoding BREX-2 system adenine-specific DNA-methyltransferase PglX, protein MIDRKSLLGDLKKQVRAAEGDLHGQVDALSETKERLKTEHTEAFRLGRTAATFSSWLGERITQVAVAWVLGTVFVRFCEDNELIPEPYLTAPDQARHDIAQARYESYVETAENPTYRGWLKLAFAELGQGQPGRLLFDREHNPLYQIPLSHDAARKLVEFWRRRRDDGTLIHDFIDQLSTDKKSGWDTRFLGDLYQDLSESARETFALLQTPEFVEEFILDRTLNPALEEFGYENIKIIDPTCGSGHFVLGTFSRLVKLWAENPRGKDPYAQVRAALESVHGVDINPFAVAIARFRLFVAAMAAAKFRSLAEAAQYEWPIQLAVGDSLIKRRQLELTLISAETGDLIAEHSYSTEDIQDFPELLKEGRYHVVVGNPPYPTVKDRKLNEYYRQAYNACAGTYALSVPFAQRFFELAKRGEPDDTGYGMVGQITANSFMKREFGKKLVEEFFAAKVELVEVIDMSGAYVPGHGTPTVILIGRTRAGAARSGTVRTVRSVQAEPTTPKEPSEGRVWSSIRRHVDDPGFVNEWISVDDLERARYFGQQPWVLLDGGLELLESIQKNASNQLASIAIRVGLYGDTHADDAFRFSRRHLAVRAAEDSAIRPIGVGDEVRDYVLSADGWVIHPYDDERSIAPVFRMPNIGRMLWPNRTELGNRATGSRGNYFSKGKAWWSWHQLSRDEDAHCWSINFAFVATHTHFVLVRSPMAFTRTAPMIKLPANCGEKEHLSLLGPLNSSTACFWLKQVSHCKGSEGYQSGIKTERWEYFYEFTGTKLLNFPLPLGQSLGLAKLIDRLGHGLLACAPSTLTKDQVPENSALREAQVRWNLIRARMISLQEELDWQVYSLYKLLPEDLRAAEDDVPELALGERAFEIVLARRVAAGEASDEWFRRHGSTPITEIPERWPEGYRRVVQKRIDAIESSQAIGMIERSEYKRRWATEGWDSLQEKALRGWLLDRMEAREHWFDDGLPVVRTLSQLADMLSRDDEFVSVSRIFAPRDELRDVVGKLISGEHVPFIAALRYKPSGLKKRADWEHVWDLQRREDAAADEIAKRRIRDATPVPPKYTSADFLRPSFWRARGKLDVPKERFISYGEINVATPSLYGWAGWDHKEQAQALAAHIADQDLSSEEIRPYLAGLLELQPWIEQWHDAFDDLYGGSPAAFFAGYRTQTQSEHGLTDDDLRSWRPPAARGRRAKR, encoded by the coding sequence GTGATCGACCGCAAATCGCTTCTCGGCGATCTAAAAAAGCAGGTTAGGGCAGCAGAGGGCGACCTACACGGTCAAGTGGATGCGCTGTCGGAGACAAAAGAGCGACTGAAAACCGAGCACACGGAAGCGTTCCGGCTAGGCCGAACCGCCGCGACCTTCTCTTCCTGGCTGGGCGAACGGATCACGCAAGTCGCGGTGGCATGGGTCCTCGGCACGGTATTTGTCCGGTTCTGCGAAGATAACGAGCTGATTCCCGAGCCATACCTGACGGCACCTGACCAGGCCCGCCACGACATCGCCCAAGCGCGATACGAAAGTTATGTTGAGACGGCCGAGAACCCCACTTATCGGGGTTGGTTGAAACTGGCGTTCGCCGAGCTGGGCCAAGGCCAACCCGGCCGGCTATTGTTCGACCGCGAACACAACCCTCTCTACCAGATACCGCTTTCTCATGACGCGGCCCGGAAACTCGTGGAGTTCTGGCGTCGCCGTCGCGACGACGGCACGCTAATTCACGACTTCATCGACCAACTGAGCACAGATAAAAAATCCGGTTGGGATACTCGGTTTTTGGGTGATCTTTATCAGGATCTTTCGGAATCAGCGCGCGAGACTTTTGCTCTCCTTCAGACTCCCGAGTTCGTGGAAGAGTTCATTCTCGACCGTACGCTGAACCCGGCACTGGAAGAGTTCGGCTACGAAAACATCAAAATTATCGACCCGACGTGCGGATCGGGTCATTTCGTACTGGGTACATTTAGCCGTCTAGTAAAGTTGTGGGCCGAAAATCCGCGCGGCAAGGACCCATACGCCCAGGTACGCGCAGCGCTTGAATCGGTGCACGGTGTGGACATCAACCCGTTCGCGGTAGCCATCGCGCGCTTTCGCCTCTTCGTAGCAGCGATGGCGGCAGCAAAATTTCGGTCGTTGGCCGAAGCAGCGCAGTATGAGTGGCCGATTCAGCTCGCGGTAGGCGACTCGCTGATCAAACGAAGGCAGTTGGAGCTAACGTTGATCAGCGCCGAGACTGGTGACCTGATTGCAGAACACTCTTATTCGACAGAGGATATTCAGGACTTTCCCGAACTTCTGAAGGAAGGTCGCTATCACGTGGTGGTAGGGAACCCGCCGTACCCCACCGTGAAGGACCGCAAGTTGAATGAATACTATCGACAAGCTTACAACGCATGTGCTGGGACTTATGCACTATCGGTCCCCTTCGCCCAAAGGTTTTTCGAACTAGCGAAACGTGGCGAACCCGACGATACCGGATATGGAATGGTCGGCCAGATCACCGCCAACTCGTTTATGAAGCGAGAGTTTGGAAAGAAGCTTGTTGAGGAATTCTTCGCAGCGAAAGTAGAGCTAGTCGAGGTCATTGATATGTCTGGTGCGTATGTACCCGGACACGGAACGCCGACAGTAATTTTGATCGGGCGGACCCGGGCAGGCGCGGCTAGGTCCGGAACTGTTCGCACTGTGCGAAGTGTGCAGGCCGAGCCCACGACGCCAAAAGAGCCGAGTGAGGGCCGAGTCTGGAGTTCTATCCGTCGTCATGTGGACGATCCCGGGTTCGTAAATGAATGGATCTCGGTGGATGACTTGGAACGCGCGCGGTACTTCGGCCAGCAGCCTTGGGTGCTTCTGGATGGCGGCCTTGAACTGCTGGAATCTATCCAGAAAAATGCTTCGAATCAACTGGCATCGATCGCTATACGTGTCGGATTGTACGGTGATACACACGCAGACGATGCCTTCCGTTTTTCTCGCCGACATCTTGCCGTGCGTGCCGCTGAAGATAGCGCCATCAGGCCGATTGGTGTGGGAGACGAAGTACGAGACTACGTGCTTTCAGCAGATGGTTGGGTAATACATCCATACGATGATGAGCGTTCGATAGCGCCGGTATTTAGAATGCCGAATATAGGGCGCATGCTATGGCCGAACCGCACAGAACTGGGAAATCGTGCCACTGGATCCCGGGGTAATTATTTCAGCAAGGGGAAGGCTTGGTGGTCGTGGCATCAGCTTTCGAGAGATGAGGATGCGCATTGCTGGTCAATCAACTTCGCCTTCGTCGCCACGCATACTCACTTCGTTTTGGTGCGTAGTCCAATGGCATTTACTCGAACTGCTCCGATGATTAAGCTTCCGGCGAACTGTGGCGAAAAAGAGCACCTTTCTTTGCTTGGGCCGCTCAATAGCTCGACGGCATGCTTTTGGCTAAAGCAAGTCAGTCATTGTAAGGGCTCGGAAGGGTATCAATCGGGAATCAAGACGGAGCGATGGGAATATTTCTATGAATTCACGGGAACTAAGCTTTTAAATTTCCCGCTGCCCCTTGGGCAGTCACTAGGGCTGGCCAAATTGATCGATCGGCTGGGGCATGGGCTTTTGGCCTGCGCTCCAAGTACGCTCACAAAAGACCAGGTGCCCGAAAATTCTGCTTTGCGTGAGGCGCAGGTTCGGTGGAATTTGATTCGGGCTCGGATGATTTCGTTGCAGGAAGAGTTGGACTGGCAGGTGTACTCGCTCTACAAGCTGCTTCCTGAGGATCTTCGGGCGGCTGAGGATGATGTGCCGGAGCTTGCGTTGGGAGAGCGGGCGTTCGAGATCGTGCTTGCTCGGCGGGTTGCGGCGGGGGAGGCGTCTGATGAGTGGTTTAGGCGGCATGGGTCTACGCCGATCACCGAGATTCCTGAGCGGTGGCCGGAGGGATATCGGCGGGTCGTGCAGAAGAGGATCGACGCTATCGAGTCCTCTCAAGCCATCGGGATGATCGAGCGGTCTGAGTACAAGCGGCGGTGGGCCACTGAGGGGTGGGACTCGCTGCAGGAGAAGGCTCTTCGAGGGTGGTTGCTTGATCGGATGGAGGCTCGGGAGCACTGGTTTGATGACGGGCTGCCTGTGGTTCGTACTTTGTCGCAGCTCGCGGACATGCTTTCGCGCGACGACGAGTTTGTGTCTGTTTCTCGTATTTTCGCGCCGCGTGATGAGTTGCGGGACGTCGTTGGCAAGCTCATCTCGGGCGAGCATGTGCCTTTTATTGCGGCGTTGCGGTACAAGCCGTCGGGGCTTAAGAAGCGTGCGGACTGGGAGCACGTCTGGGATCTTCAGCGGCGGGAGGACGCAGCCGCCGACGAGATTGCCAAGAGGAGGATCCGGGACGCCACGCCTGTTCCTCCTAAGTATACGTCTGCCGATTTCTTGCGGCCGTCGTTCTGGCGGGCACGGGGGAAGCTCGACGTCCCGAAGGAACGGTTCATTTCCTATGGGGAGATTAACGTCGCCACCCCGAGTCTGTACGGCTGGGCCGGGTGGGATCACAAGGAGCAGGCGCAAGCGCTCGCTGCTCACATCGCGGACCAGGATTTGAGTAGCGAGGAGATCCGGCCTTATCTCGCCGGACTGCTGGAGCTTCAGCCGTGGATTGAGCAGTGGCATGACGCGTTCGACGACCTGTACGGCGGCTCACCGGCCGCGTTCTTCGCCGGCTACCGCACCCAGACGCAGAGCGAGCACGGCCTGACCGATGACGACCTGCGTTCGTGGCGGCCCCCGGCGGCGCGCGGGCGCCGTGCGAAGCGCTAG
- the pglY gene encoding BREX-2 system ATPase PglY encodes MAEPPLLHDVIDIKETISTSDYVLKLADAVTPEGAERALADYVITDRLVDNFDQALGLIKAALDGGSSKAAYLHGSFGSGKSHFMAVLFALLSNNPSAVRREEFDRLLVRHDWLTEDGRKFLLVPYHMLGAKTMEQRVLGGYVKHIRRLHSDDVPLPAVYRTDGLFADLRAMRERFGDDAVIGGLTDDTGEDDEWGDSFAWTPEKLDIAMSAPEHYADVDGVESLDLTHPTAPHELRAKLVQDAGTTLFPGFTRSAAEDEGGFISLDAGLTVIAEHAKSLGYDGIVLFLDELILWLTTLINDEKRATLEAGKITNFVEGGDAHRAIPIVSFIARQRDLRELVGEKMSGAAETSIQDTLNLASGRFDKITLEDRNLPQVAHSRLLRPKDDAARKLIDEAFRKTKRQGARVWDMLLGSDEIVTGADEDAFRLTYPFSPAFMDTLVHLSAALQRNRTALKLMGELLAKHRDRLRLGDLVPLGDLYAEIAQGGDRPFVDSQKVIFDNADKLYRTKLRPYLLNSNDVTEEDVERYLRRPEDVADATLAGRCRAFVTDDRLVCTLLLSALTPGVPTLNDLTVRRLGALNHGIVTSPIPNAERNIIGTKIGTWAAQFPEIKVGGSDAMPTVRLELDGVDVNGVIANSEVNDNIGNRRSLIRRLLAAELGVSREDGRMGADELSFVWRGTERTVEIVFGNVADREELPDHDMQPSLPGQWRIIVDLPYDEGELGPREDADRMRDLRERQGEPTRTLAWLPTHLSAQRYADFRRLVKIDKALEDDQRFHHHYAAHLNADDRARAKGMLEGQREALLKQVRAAFRQAYGLAQKQPADVDPSFSDHLVALPDLGDLPLSIGQPLDKALRDVAGRLLAHQFPAHPDLDPNGTGVAVKPAEARTVLAHVRAAAEAKDGRAEIPPKDRKIMDRLVAPLELGEQMEVYFRLSHRWADHFRRLARRDGVTGDHTVAALRGWLDEPEPRGLPGFLADLVIAAFAETDDRVWVRAGAPLEPPPDLGRVQNADALRDQPLPAEDVWDAARERYEEIFGAKAPVLRRGRIVNHFADTVVEAVRRYRTSAEDLVRRLEEHAGFLGLDDAEDGRLAIARRALDLLHEVQATRERGGSAKRVVEVFGGFDLGPVEPERYGTSVKRAAHVTQALVLAPWDTLDLARGLGAEGHELLERLRRAARADERTVPLADELRGIPTQINVLIKRNQSRRPAPPPPPSAPPAPTVSAPLVPSASVPLVPPAGASPVSTGTAGAVSGAAGARRGRRRSGGGRTTAARAAAELSAELAGLEPGATVEIAWRVVE; translated from the coding sequence ATGGCAGAGCCGCCCCTGCTGCACGATGTCATCGACATCAAGGAGACGATCTCCACTTCGGACTACGTCCTCAAACTCGCCGACGCCGTCACGCCCGAAGGTGCCGAGCGGGCGCTGGCGGACTATGTCATCACCGATCGGCTGGTGGACAATTTCGATCAGGCGCTCGGGCTCATCAAGGCGGCCCTGGACGGCGGTTCGTCCAAGGCCGCTTACCTGCACGGCTCGTTCGGGTCCGGCAAGTCGCACTTCATGGCGGTGCTGTTCGCGTTGCTGTCGAACAACCCGAGCGCGGTGCGGCGTGAGGAGTTCGACCGGCTGCTCGTCCGGCATGACTGGCTCACCGAGGACGGCCGCAAGTTCCTCCTTGTGCCGTACCACATGCTCGGTGCGAAGACTATGGAGCAGCGCGTGCTCGGCGGGTACGTCAAGCACATCCGCAGGCTGCACAGCGATGACGTCCCGCTGCCCGCCGTCTACCGCACGGACGGCCTGTTCGCCGATCTCCGCGCGATGCGCGAACGGTTCGGCGACGACGCCGTCATCGGCGGCCTCACCGACGACACCGGCGAGGACGACGAGTGGGGCGACTCGTTCGCCTGGACACCGGAAAAGCTCGACATTGCGATGTCGGCGCCCGAGCACTATGCCGATGTCGACGGCGTCGAAAGCCTCGACCTGACGCATCCCACAGCCCCGCACGAACTGCGCGCGAAACTCGTCCAGGACGCCGGCACGACGCTCTTCCCCGGCTTCACCCGCAGCGCCGCCGAGGACGAGGGAGGTTTCATCTCCCTCGACGCCGGGCTGACCGTGATAGCCGAGCACGCCAAGTCCCTCGGCTACGACGGCATCGTCCTCTTCCTGGACGAGCTGATCCTCTGGCTCACCACGCTGATCAACGACGAGAAGCGCGCCACGCTGGAGGCCGGAAAGATCACCAACTTCGTGGAGGGCGGCGACGCGCACCGGGCGATCCCGATCGTGTCGTTCATCGCCCGCCAGCGCGACCTGCGCGAACTCGTCGGCGAGAAGATGTCGGGCGCGGCGGAGACGTCGATCCAGGACACGCTGAACCTCGCGTCCGGACGGTTCGACAAGATCACCCTGGAGGACCGCAACCTTCCCCAGGTCGCGCACAGCCGCCTGCTGCGCCCGAAGGACGACGCCGCGCGGAAACTGATCGACGAGGCGTTCCGGAAGACCAAACGGCAGGGCGCCCGCGTCTGGGACATGCTGCTCGGCTCCGACGAGATCGTCACCGGCGCGGACGAAGACGCGTTCCGCCTGACCTATCCATTCTCGCCCGCGTTCATGGACACGCTTGTCCACCTGTCGGCCGCACTCCAGCGCAACCGGACGGCCCTGAAGCTCATGGGCGAATTGCTGGCCAAACACCGCGACCGGCTGCGGCTCGGCGACCTGGTCCCGCTCGGTGACCTCTACGCGGAGATCGCACAGGGCGGCGACCGGCCGTTCGTGGACTCCCAGAAGGTGATCTTCGATAACGCGGACAAGCTGTACCGCACCAAGCTGCGTCCGTACCTCCTCAACTCCAACGATGTGACGGAGGAGGACGTCGAACGGTACCTGCGGCGTCCCGAGGACGTCGCCGACGCCACCCTGGCGGGCCGCTGCCGGGCGTTCGTCACCGACGACCGGCTGGTCTGCACACTTCTGCTGTCCGCGCTGACGCCGGGCGTGCCGACGCTCAACGACCTGACCGTCCGGCGGCTCGGTGCGCTCAACCACGGCATCGTCACGTCGCCGATTCCCAACGCCGAGCGCAACATCATCGGGACGAAGATCGGGACCTGGGCCGCCCAGTTCCCGGAGATCAAGGTCGGCGGCAGCGACGCGATGCCGACCGTCCGGCTGGAGCTGGACGGTGTCGACGTCAACGGCGTCATCGCCAACTCCGAGGTCAACGACAACATCGGCAACCGCCGGTCGCTGATCCGTCGGCTGCTCGCCGCCGAGTTGGGCGTGTCGCGCGAGGACGGACGGATGGGCGCCGACGAGCTGTCCTTCGTCTGGCGCGGCACCGAGCGGACCGTCGAGATCGTCTTCGGCAACGTCGCCGACCGGGAGGAACTGCCCGACCACGACATGCAGCCGTCCCTCCCCGGCCAGTGGCGCATCATCGTCGACCTGCCGTACGACGAGGGCGAACTCGGCCCGCGTGAGGACGCCGACCGGATGCGCGACCTGCGCGAGCGGCAGGGCGAGCCGACCCGCACGCTCGCCTGGCTGCCGACGCACCTGTCGGCGCAGCGGTACGCGGACTTCCGCCGGCTCGTCAAGATCGACAAGGCGCTGGAGGACGACCAGCGCTTCCACCACCACTACGCCGCCCACCTGAACGCCGACGACCGCGCCCGCGCGAAGGGGATGCTGGAGGGACAGCGCGAGGCGCTGCTCAAGCAGGTGCGCGCCGCGTTCCGGCAGGCGTACGGGCTGGCGCAGAAGCAGCCGGCCGACGTCGATCCCAGTTTCAGCGACCATCTCGTCGCGCTGCCCGACCTCGGCGACCTGCCCCTGTCGATCGGGCAGCCGCTGGACAAGGCGCTCCGGGACGTGGCCGGACGCCTCCTCGCCCACCAGTTCCCCGCCCACCCCGACCTCGACCCGAACGGGACCGGCGTCGCGGTGAAGCCCGCCGAGGCGCGCACCGTCCTCGCGCACGTCCGGGCCGCCGCCGAGGCCAAGGACGGACGCGCCGAGATCCCGCCCAAGGACCGCAAGATCATGGACCGGCTCGTCGCGCCGCTGGAACTCGGCGAGCAGATGGAGGTCTACTTCCGGCTGTCGCACCGCTGGGCGGACCACTTCCGCCGGCTCGCCCGCCGCGACGGCGTCACCGGCGACCACACGGTCGCGGCGCTGCGCGGCTGGCTGGACGAGCCCGAACCGCGCGGCCTGCCCGGCTTCCTCGCCGACCTCGTCATCGCGGCGTTCGCCGAGACCGACGACCGGGTGTGGGTGCGGGCGGGCGCGCCGCTGGAGCCGCCGCCCGATCTCGGCCGCGTCCAGAACGCCGACGCGCTGCGCGACCAGCCGCTGCCCGCCGAGGACGTCTGGGACGCGGCACGGGAGCGCTACGAGGAGATCTTCGGGGCGAAGGCGCCCGTGCTGCGGCGCGGACGGATCGTCAACCACTTCGCCGACACGGTCGTCGAGGCCGTCCGCCGGTACCGGACGTCCGCCGAGGACCTGGTGCGGCGGCTGGAGGAGCACGCCGGCTTCCTCGGGCTGGACGACGCCGAGGACGGCCGGCTGGCCATCGCGCGCCGCGCCCTCGACCTGCTGCACGAGGTCCAGGCGACGCGGGAGCGGGGCGGCAGCGCCAAGCGCGTGGTCGAGGTGTTCGGCGGGTTCGACCTCGGGCCGGTCGAGCCGGAGCGGTACGGGACGTCCGTCAAGCGGGCGGCGCACGTCACGCAGGCGCTCGTCCTCGCGCCGTGGGACACCCTCGACCTGGCGCGCGGGCTCGGCGCGGAGGGGCACGAACTGCTGGAGCGCCTGCGGCGGGCCGCGCGTGCGGACGAGCGGACCGTCCCGCTGGCCGACGAGCTGCGCGGCATCCCGACGCAGATCAACGTGCTGATCAAGCGCAACCAGTCGCGCAGACCCGCCCCGCCGCCGCCCCCGAGCGCCCCGCCCGCGCCGACGGTGAGCGCGCCGCTGGTGCCGTCCGCGAGCGTGCCGCTCGTGCCACCGGCGGGCGCGTCGCCCGTTTCGACGGGGACGGCGGGCGCGGTGTCCGGGGCGGCGGGTGCGCGGCGGGGGCGGCGGCGTTCCGGGGGTGGGCGGACCACCGCCGCGCGGGCCGCCGCCGAACTGTCGGCCGAGCTGGCCGGGCTGGAACCCGGCGCGACGGTGGAGATCGCCTGGCGGGTCGTGGAGTGA
- the pglZ gene encoding BREX-2 system phosphatase PglZ produces the protein MSALRLTVPAVKQYLLSSKWRDVFTKGRAVVLLRSAPHWDGPADVDLGGGRKIRVVAAVSVLAVHELVLDHLAGHDGPAVLVVLTDQEPSDLDQAILARTHRYRIHAVDGWEVVRDKFGASDVDSRLRALPWTAEALLDATPPEGWPQVPGGVLSSRTALSLLAQRRLRLGRYAPADEPADATGIDVHALLRWSLRDGAPETLLSLRAPERDGVAAFLGEDDQAGTAARALLALVAAGHGADAVPFGLVCAALWRHAPQDAGALRAQGRAERWFGEAPPASGAAFDELVGTFGRACEEFVVSLRAEERGAVLHRAEALTRQFAAETAAQHSPVLDEGLAARFATLGAALGTLDAVRADAALRDLADHRRADEPGTRARIGRAAMAVRLVRWLGTEPSAEVETVAAGIERHIAETGWVDRALAHLGDPELRAACDRIAGRVRERRTALDRSFAGVLAAGPGAALTAGTFPDRVVRPLVTGRSARRVLLVRLTGTDAASAAELADELLSEWAEFDPVPDASAPRRRGLLAGDEAPDRLGEPVDASALAAALDDPERPVVIVRDEGRLDGLARLLRAAADRDLAVLLTGDPAPPDGLAGAAVPVLAFLPFGADPPKGWRELGDQRPAWWRDEAPAAPPPARSRRRSRSVPPPGAAALFDVAAPDPVDALLASEIFTGQLELVASRKPPLAKFRTAVQALLDDGTLPVTALAQRIGLPASRAAGFAAILAQVLNYDGAQVLERLPDGRTVRLNRALLREQFEL, from the coding sequence ATGAGCGCGCTGCGGTTGACCGTCCCGGCCGTCAAGCAGTACCTGCTGTCCTCGAAGTGGCGCGACGTGTTCACGAAAGGACGCGCGGTCGTACTGCTGCGGTCCGCGCCGCACTGGGACGGTCCGGCCGACGTCGACCTGGGCGGCGGACGAAAGATCCGAGTCGTCGCCGCCGTGTCGGTGCTCGCCGTCCACGAACTGGTCCTCGACCACCTGGCCGGACACGACGGGCCTGCGGTGCTGGTCGTGCTCACCGATCAGGAGCCGTCCGACCTGGACCAGGCGATCCTGGCCCGCACCCACCGGTACCGAATCCACGCGGTCGATGGCTGGGAGGTCGTACGGGACAAGTTCGGTGCGTCCGACGTGGACAGCAGACTGCGCGCCCTGCCGTGGACGGCCGAAGCCCTCCTGGACGCCACCCCTCCCGAAGGCTGGCCGCAGGTGCCCGGCGGTGTCCTGTCGAGCCGGACGGCGCTGTCCCTGCTCGCGCAGCGGCGGCTGAGGCTCGGCCGGTACGCGCCCGCGGACGAGCCCGCCGACGCGACGGGGATCGACGTCCACGCCCTGCTGCGCTGGTCGCTGCGCGACGGGGCGCCCGAGACGCTGCTGTCGCTGCGCGCTCCCGAACGCGACGGCGTCGCCGCCTTCCTCGGCGAGGACGACCAGGCCGGGACGGCGGCGCGGGCGCTGCTGGCGCTGGTCGCCGCGGGACACGGCGCCGACGCCGTCCCGTTCGGGCTCGTCTGCGCGGCGCTCTGGCGGCACGCCCCGCAGGACGCCGGCGCGCTCCGCGCCCAGGGCCGCGCGGAGCGGTGGTTCGGCGAGGCGCCGCCCGCGTCCGGCGCGGCGTTCGACGAGCTGGTCGGGACGTTCGGCCGCGCGTGTGAAGAGTTCGTCGTCTCCCTCCGCGCCGAGGAACGCGGGGCCGTCCTGCACCGCGCGGAGGCACTGACCCGGCAGTTCGCGGCGGAGACAGCCGCGCAGCACAGCCCGGTGCTGGACGAAGGGCTCGCCGCCCGTTTCGCAACCCTCGGCGCCGCGCTCGGCACGCTGGACGCGGTGCGCGCCGACGCCGCCCTGCGCGACCTGGCCGACCACCGCCGCGCCGACGAACCCGGCACACGGGCACGGATCGGACGGGCTGCGATGGCGGTGCGGCTCGTCCGGTGGCTCGGCACCGAACCGTCCGCCGAGGTCGAAACCGTCGCTGCCGGGATCGAGCGGCACATCGCCGAGACCGGCTGGGTCGACCGCGCGCTGGCGCACCTCGGCGACCCGGAGCTGCGGGCCGCCTGCGACCGGATCGCCGGACGCGTCCGGGAGCGCCGGACGGCGCTCGACCGGTCGTTCGCGGGCGTCCTGGCCGCCGGGCCCGGTGCGGCGCTGACCGCCGGGACGTTCCCGGACCGCGTCGTGCGCCCGCTGGTCACCGGACGGTCCGCGCGGCGCGTCCTGCTCGTGCGGCTCACCGGGACGGACGCCGCGTCCGCCGCCGAACTCGCCGACGAACTCCTGAGCGAGTGGGCCGAGTTCGACCCGGTGCCCGACGCGTCGGCGCCGCGCCGGCGCGGCCTGCTCGCCGGGGACGAAGCACCGGACCGGCTCGGCGAACCCGTCGACGCGTCCGCGCTCGCGGCGGCGCTGGACGACCCGGAGCGCCCTGTCGTGATCGTTCGCGACGAAGGGCGCCTCGACGGGCTCGCCCGGCTGCTGCGCGCCGCCGCCGACCGCGACCTGGCCGTCCTGCTGACCGGCGACCCCGCGCCGCCGGACGGCCTGGCCGGGGCGGCGGTTCCGGTGCTCGCGTTCCTGCCGTTCGGCGCCGATCCGCCGAAGGGCTGGCGCGAGCTGGGCGACCAGCGGCCGGCCTGGTGGCGCGACGAGGCCCCGGCCGCGCCGCCGCCCGCCCGGTCCCGGCGCCGGTCCCGGTCCGTCCCGCCGCCGGGCGCCGCGGCGCTGTTCGACGTCGCGGCCCCCGATCCGGTCGACGCGCTGCTCGCCTCGGAGATCTTCACTGGGCAACTGGAGCTGGTCGCGTCGCGCAAGCCGCCGCTCGCCAAGTTCCGTACGGCCGTCCAGGCGCTGCTGGACGACGGCACGCTCCCGGTCACCGCGCTGGCCCAGCGGATCGGGCTCCCCGCGTCCCGCGCGGCCGGGTTCGCGGCGATCCTCGCGCAGGTGCTCAACTACGACGGCGCTCAAGTGCTGGAACGGCTCCCCGACGGACGGACCGTCCGGCTGAACCGCGCGCTGCTGCGCGAGCAGTTCGAGCTGTGA
- the brxD gene encoding BREX system ATP-binding protein BrxD — MTGAARRRAVIDALRRGAVPDAGLDLLATGLDRFAPELDAELDAVASGSAVFKAVRGEYGSGKTFFTRWVGERAKRRNFAVAEIQVSETETPLHRLETVYRRLTERLTTTGSPPSALGPVVDAWFFALEEDALAGGTAEDDLPAATGRLLTARLAEVSRHAPSFASALRGYRSAQLAGDDDAASAVLAWLGGQPHVAAATRRAAGVRGDLDHFGALGFLQGLLTVLRDSGHPGLFVVLDEVETLQRVRSDARDKALNALRQLIDEVHAGRFPGLYLMITGTSAFYDGPQGVQRLPPLAQRLATDFGTDARFDNPRAVQLRLPGFSATSLVELGIRVRDLYGGRAADVVDDVYVADLAAAVGGALGGKVGVAPRLFLKKLVADVLDRVDQHPDFDPRVHYALTVRSAELTDVERNLALPDDVVLDP, encoded by the coding sequence GTGACCGGCGCGGCGCGGCGGCGGGCCGTGATCGACGCGCTGCGGCGCGGGGCCGTCCCGGACGCGGGCCTGGACCTGCTCGCCACCGGGCTGGACCGCTTCGCGCCGGAACTGGACGCCGAACTGGACGCGGTCGCGTCCGGTTCCGCCGTGTTCAAGGCGGTGCGCGGCGAGTACGGGTCCGGGAAGACGTTTTTCACGCGCTGGGTGGGCGAGCGCGCGAAACGGCGCAACTTCGCCGTCGCCGAGATCCAGGTGTCGGAGACAGAAACGCCGCTGCACCGATTGGAGACCGTCTACCGGCGGCTGACCGAACGGCTCACCACCACCGGATCCCCGCCGAGTGCGCTCGGACCCGTCGTGGACGCCTGGTTCTTCGCGCTGGAAGAGGACGCGCTCGCCGGCGGAACCGCCGAGGACGACCTGCCGGCCGCGACCGGACGGCTGCTGACCGCGCGGCTGGCCGAGGTGTCGCGGCACGCGCCGTCGTTCGCGTCCGCGCTGCGCGGCTACCGGTCCGCGCAGCTCGCCGGGGACGACGACGCCGCGTCCGCCGTCCTGGCGTGGCTCGGCGGGCAGCCGCACGTCGCGGCGGCCACGCGCCGCGCCGCCGGGGTGCGCGGCGACCTCGACCACTTCGGCGCGCTCGGCTTCCTCCAGGGGCTGTTGACCGTGTTGCGCGACTCCGGGCATCCCGGGCTGTTCGTCGTGCTGGACGAGGTGGAGACGCTGCAACGCGTCCGGTCCGACGCCCGGGACAAGGCGCTCAACGCGCTGCGGCAGCTCATCGACGAGGTCCACGCGGGCCGCTTCCCCGGGCTCTACCTCATGATCACGGGGACGTCCGCCTTCTACGACGGGCCGCAGGGCGTCCAGCGCCTCCCGCCCCTCGCGCAACGCCTGGCGACCGATTTCGGCACCGACGCCCGGTTCGACAACCCGCGCGCCGTGCAGCTCCGGCTGCCGGGGTTCTCCGCGACGTCGCTGGTGGAGCTGGGGATCCGCGTCCGCGACCTGTACGGCGGGCGCGCCGCCGACGTCGTGGACGACGTCTACGTCGCCGACCTGGCCGCGGCGGTCGGCGGCGCGCTCGGCGGGAAGGTCGGGGTGGCGCCGCGGCTGTTCTTGAAGAAGCTCGTCGCGGACGTCCTGGACCGCGTCGACCAGCACCCCGACTTCGACCCGCGCGTCCACTACGCCCTGACCGTCCGGTCCGCCGAGCTGACGGACGTCGAGCGCAACTTGGCCCTGCCCGACGACGTCGTCCTCGACCCGTGA